From the genome of Hydrogenophilus thermoluteolus, one region includes:
- the ftsL gene encoding cell division protein FtsL has translation MSAGWWDGVLLGAAIGSAIAVVTMHHEVRGLVRAVEAEKATTARIESEWRRLEVARAAAERPERLKAVAAQMGLAPPAVARIRRWEEQKP, from the coding sequence ATGAGCGCAGGCTGGTGGGACGGCGTGTTGCTGGGGGCGGCGATCGGTTCGGCGATCGCGGTGGTCACCATGCACCACGAAGTACGGGGTTTGGTCCGGGCGGTCGAAGCAGAAAAAGCGACGACGGCACGGATCGAAAGTGAGTGGCGGCGTTTAGAGGTGGCGCGTGCAGCCGCAGAACGGCCGGAGCGGCTGAAAGCGGTCGCGGCGCAAATGGGGTTGGCGCCCCCTGCCGTGGCACGTATCCGGCGCTG